The Opisthocomus hoazin isolate bOpiHoa1 chromosome 18, bOpiHoa1.hap1, whole genome shotgun sequence region GGGCTGTTGGATGATAAAGTGCTCCCCGGGGAAGAGCCGGTCTGACCCCGCGTGCTCAGGGAGACCTCGTCGATTTTGTAGGAAATGGAGTTGTAATACACGGGGTTGGTGTGGCAGCTCAGGGTCTCGGGGTGGGAGGGCACCGGGCTGCCGCAGAGCTGCGGTCTGTAGCACAGGCACGTGCAGAAGGAGGGGACCGCGGCCGCTGAGTTGGCCGACTGGCGCCGCTGCCTCTCCGCGTCCTCCCGGATCAGCGGGATGAGGTTCATCCGGCTCGTCCTGTCCTCTGCGGGGAGAAAAATGGCATTGCTGCCCCGGCCGTCCTCCTTCGGCTTGAGGTGGATGTTGTTGCGGGCTCTCCTCAGCGAGGCGCGCTCTTCGGCGTCCCGCCGCTCGTCCTCCGAGTTCATCGTCAGGAACCGCAGCACGACGAGGTTGAGGAAGGCGCCGATGACGGTCAGGCCCACCAGGATGTACATGAAGCTGAAAGCCACGTACGGGGGCTTCTTTTGCAAAGCCTCGTTCTTCTGCAGAGCCACAAAGTCTCCAAAGCCAATAGTGGTCAAGGTTATGAAGCAGTAGTAATAGGCGTGAAAGAAAGTCCAGCCCTCGAAATAAGAGAAGGCC contains the following coding sequences:
- the KCNK15 gene encoding potassium channel subfamily K member 15, with translation MKRQNLRTAALILCIFSYLLVGAAVFDALESEAESGRKRLLEQKRGELRRKYRFSADDYRELERLVLQAEPHRAGRQWKFAGSFYFAITVITTIGYGHAAPGTDAGKVFCMFYAILGIPLTLVMFQSLGERMNTVVRLLLKKIKKCLGMRTTNVSMENMVLVGFLSCMGTLCIGAAAFSYFEGWTFFHAYYYCFITLTTIGFGDFVALQKNEALQKKPPYVAFSFMYILVGLTVIGAFLNLVVLRFLTMNSEDERRDAEERASLRRARNNIHLKPKEDGRGSNAIFLPAEDRTSRMNLIPLIREDAERQRRQSANSAAAVPSFCTCLCYRPQLCGSPVPSHPETLSCHTNPVYYNSISYKIDEVSLSTRGQTGSSPGSTLSSNSPRCRQHPRLRRKSI